DNA sequence from the Marinilongibacter aquaticus genome:
CCATTGCCCGGCGACACTTTTTCTTTCCAAGGTTTCGCATTCAAAATCGGGCTATACCGATGCCAACGGGCCTCGTAACTTAGGACATCGCCCAAAATACCCGATTCGATCACGCGTTTCACGGTCATGAAATCCCCGTCGAATCTACGGTTTTGATAAATCATCAAGGTTTTGCCCACTTTTTTGCTCAGTGCGGTCAATTCCTCCGCCTCTTCCACCGTCGCTGTCATCGGTTTTTCCACCAATACATGCTTTCCAGCCTCCAACGCTTTTTTTGCGTATGCGAAATGCGTACTGCTCGGGCTGCAAATGGAAATCAAATTGATCTCCTCATCGGCCAAAAGCTCATCGATACTCTTGGCTTGTTGCGTACCTTTGAAAATTTCTTGATCTATGCTCTGCGAGGTTACGATGCTCTTAAGTGTATAGTGCGGATGAATCGCGAAAAATGGAGCCTGAAGCCAGCGTCCGGAAAGGCCAAAGCCCACTAATCCTACGTTTATCATAATTTCTTTTAGGTTTTGAGGTTTTTTACAAAGGTATTCGCCT
Encoded proteins:
- a CDS encoding Gfo/Idh/MocA family oxidoreductase, which produces MINVGLVGFGLSGRWLQAPFFAIHPHYTLKSIVTSQSIDQEIFKGTQQAKSIDELLADEEINLISICSPSSTHFAYAKKALEAGKHVLVEKPMTATVEEAEELTALSKKVGKTLMIYQNRRFDGDFMTVKRVIESGILGDVLSYEARWHRYSPILNAKPWKEKVSPGNGIIYDLGAHLIDQAIYLFGIPDSFDGEVYTQRANSNIDDAFHLYLNYGKVKVKLSASLMVKEFEPRYAVHGTSGSFIKKGLDPQEDHLRAGYLPGMAGFGYEDPKFDGQLTTNLAGLEMKGTVSTFQGNWMELYNNLADVILNGAEPIIKPEEIIPQIKIIEEVQKHKA